DNA from Parageobacillus thermoglucosidasius:
CAGTGGTTGCGCCGGATAGCAATAAAGTAAGAAAAGGATTGGCACGAGAAGATCTCTTTGTCATCGTGCATGACTTATTTTTAACCGAAACCGCAAAATATGCGGATATTGTACTTCCCGCCACCTCTTCATTCGAAAATACGGATCTTTATACATCATACTGGCACCACTATGTCCAAATTCAGCTACCAGTGATTGAGCGATATGGAGAGTCCAAGTCAAATGTCGAAGTGTTCCAATTGCTTGCGGAAAAAATGGGCTTTGAAGATCCGTGTTTATATGAAACAGAAAAAGAAATGATTTCGCAAGCCTTGGATAATCCAAACAATCCTTGCCTGAAAGGAATCGATTACGAAACATTGGCGGAAAAGCAGTATATAAAAGCACATGTAAAACCGTTGCTGCCAGGAAAACTGCTAACTCCTAGCGGAAAAATTGAGCTTTATTCAAAGAAAATGGAACAAGATGGCTACCCTCCTTTGCCAACCTTTACGCCGCTTGTTAATGATGGCGACTTTCCGTTTTTGTTTGTGCCCGGTCCCAACCACCATTTCTTAAATACCACCTTTTCAAACAATGAAAAACATGTTTCTCTTGAAAAAGAGCCTTGCTTGCATATGAATATTCAAGATGCTCTATCAAAAGGGATTCAGGATGGTGATCAAGTCCGGGTGTGGAACCATCGCGGAGAATGTATTTTGAAAGTTTCTGTCGGAGAAAATGTACTCCCTGGTGTCGTTGTCACGCAGGGGCTCTGGGCAGATTCCCCAGGCGCGAAACATCTGGTAAACTCCCTTACCCCAGACCGAATAGCCGATATGGGCGGCGGAGCCACTTTCTTTTCTGGCCGCGTAGATGTGGAGAAACTTTAGGATGAATTTCTGCAGAAATGTTGATGGATACCATTTCTTTCGTTTATTCACTTGTATATTTCGTTATTGAATTCCTGTTTTTTACAACCAAATAAGAGTATGCAGTTGATTGAATATTAACTCATATGCAACGTTCCTTGACATGGAACCTCTGCGGTCATGATTCTACACAAAGTGTCAAGTTGTATTAAAACAAATCTTTAGTACAGTTTTCTTTAACCCGTTTCAATACCAAGGATCCTCGACAGGACAGTGCTTATCGTCCTGTCTTTTATTTTAAGAGGTATGCCATGCATTTATGCATTAAAATAGACAACTTAAAATTTGTGATTTTCCCGATAACACGATTTATTTGCTTTGTATGACAGATGAATTAAAATAAAAATATTCATAATTTTATTCTTATTGCTTAAGGAGCATTCCTGTTAGAAGTTTTTGGACTTGAATAAAAAAAGCCCTCTTGGTATGATTCGGGGGTGTCAATCGGATGAATCGCCCCCTAATTTGGATACCAAGGAGGACTATACATGCATTCTATCTCAAACAAAAAGATAAATCAAGTCACCGATCAAACGCTCGTCGTTGGCATGGATATCGCGAAAAAGAAGCATTATGCCTGCTTTGTGGATGAGCGAGGGAGGGTGTTAAAAAAGCCGTTTCCCGTTCTGCAATCGAAAGAAGGATTGGAATGGTTGTACCAGTGCATCGTGGAAGCCATGAAGGAATTTGGAAAAACCGAGGTGATCGTTGGCATCGAGCTAACGGGACATTATTGGCTGAATCTCGCCTATTTTCTTGATGAGAAAGGCATCCCTCTCGTCATGACAAATCCGATGCACGTGAAGCGATCCAAAGAGCTGGACGATAACCTTCCAACCAAGCATGATGCGAAAGATGCGCTCGTCATTGCCCGGTTAGTAAAAGACGGCCGATTCAGCTATCCGCGCATTCTCAAAGGGATGGAGGCGGAGCTGCGCGTTAGAGCGACATTTCGCTCCAAATTGGTGGAAGAACAGGGAGCAGTTCGAAATCAGATGATTCGCTGGCTCGATCGGTATCTTCCAGAGTTTACGCAAGTCTTTCCGTCGTTTGGGAAAATGGCGCTCGCGGTACTGGAATATACGCCATTTTCGAGTGATCTAGCAGGAAAAGAGCTAGAAGAGGTTCTCGCCCTTTACCGGCAAAGCGAGGGATTACAATCGCCGCAAAGGCCGAAAGCGAAGAAGCTCATAGAACGGGCCCAACACTCCATTGGCGTAACGGAAGGACAACAGATAGCCCGTATCGAAATCGCCACACTTGTCGCTTCCCTCACTACAACTAAATTTAACCAGTAGTGACCGCGAAGCGTACCCAGTCAATGTAAGATATACACATATTTAAGAAATAATGTTAGGAACTTTGTCGAAAAATATTTTTTTAACACCCCTGAAATGGCTACAACCGTTGATATATCAACATTTATAGAGGGATGGTGGTTTAAGATGAAGAAGAAAAAGTTCGCAGTTCTAGGTCTAGCTGTAGGTTTGATGGCATTTGGTGGAGCAGTACAAGCGGGTACTAGTTGGTCCAGCTACAACACAACTGTTGGAAAATTTAACGGAAGTGGGTACACAGGTTACCAAACAAAAGCTTCTTCGGGGACATATGGCGAATTGAATTCGTCTGTAGTCGGCGGTTCATACACTGTTGATGCAAGAATGCAGGCAAGTTCCGGTACGGGTTCTTGGGTCAGAAGTATTACTGATAGTGATTATCGTAAGCTACCAAACTCTGTTCCAAGCGGATTAAGTGCACGAGTTGAATTCAGCAACGATATTACAACACCAGTAGATGTTCAAGTATCAGGAACATGGAGAAGTAATTAATAGAAATTTTCTGAAAACGCTGATGTTCACTGAACATCAGCGTTTTTGACTTTTTCCATCATTACAGTTCAACAGGTTCTAATTTATGTTTATTGATACGGAACACATGATCACAAAGAATGTTAATATCTTCCTGATTATGACTTGTAAGTAAAATTGTACGCCCCTCATTCTTGAAAGATAATAATAGATTTCGAATCCTATCTACACTTTCTGCATCCAAAGCATTGAATGGTTCATCTAGTATAAGCACTTGTTGATCTTCCATAATTGCTTGAGCAATAGCTAATTTCTGCTTCATACCTAAAGAATAATGCTTAACTTTTTGTTTGGCATGTGGTTGTAACCCAACCATTTCCATTGTTTCAAAAATCTTTTCATCACTAATTTTCCCTCTGATCAGTGCTAGTTCTTTTAAATTTTGAAACCCAGTTTTATTCGCAATATAACCTGGACGATCTATAATAATACCAAAATTATCTGGGAATCTTTTGCCCTTTCCTATCTCTACCCCTTCAACAATAATTGTCCCTTCATCTGGGAATACAAATCCACATATCATCTTAAACAAAACAGATTTACCAGAACCATTTGGTCCTACAATACCGTATATTTTCCCTTTTTCCACATTTAAGTCAACACCGTCAAAAAGAGTTAACCCCTTATACGCTTTACTTACGTTTTTTAGTGAAATAATAGACATACTTTCACCCCACCTATTATATTTTTAAACTCCGTTTAAACAGGTAATTAACTACAGAAAATGCAATAGCGTTCATTACAATTAGAATTAATGTTAGGTAATACGGTGAATAATCTGCTAAGTAAACAATACCATTCAGTCCCACTGGTATTATACCTGCCACATTAACACCCGGGAGCATTAGAATCATGAACACGCTCACTAAAAGCACACCATGTATCGACTCTTTGCTTACCCAAGAAACAATAAAAACAGCAATTATATAAAAAACAATCTGTAAGAAACCGTTGATAAAGAAGTGATAAATAACTTCATATAACGGATTCGAAAGTATTGTCACATAAAAACTGGTATTCATCCCAAAACAAACAGCTATCACTAGAGAAAGCCCCATCAATGTGAATAGAAATAAAGCTACTGCTATTAATAATCTCTGCATCCAACTCCAAAACCATTTGTTTAAACTCCTAAAACGAATAATTTTATAGTAACCTAGCTGTTCAATCTCATTACTTAGAAAGAGCAATTGAACCAAATAAATGAATCCAAAGAATACAATTAAATAAAAGAAAAAAGGAATATACGCGAAACGTTCAGCGCTAACACCAATAAAAGACATTACCCAAACATCCCAAATGGTTACATCAGCAGATTTTATTAATGAGTTAGCTGTTGAACTTATACCTATTACACATAGAAAAAAATAAATTCCAATGGGTATATATGACTTTATTGATTGAACATACACTTTTTTATTTAGATCCAAAACTTGTAAAAATAAGACACTAAGTATACCAAGTACAAGGATAACAATATAGCTTAAGATTGGGGAATTAAAAGTATTAACTCCTTTGGCAATTGAAAAAAAAGTTGTTGGAGACAGAAAAGCAACTTCCCTAGGTAATAACTTAAATCCTATAATGCTTCCAAGAAAAACAATTACACTAATTAAAAGCATGAAATATTTACTTTTGGTTAATACATATACAATCGCTAAAACTATATGTAACAACGAAAATGTTAACATTAATAAAATCAACTGAGCTGCGAATGCAGATATTGGTGTTTCAAAGAACTTTACTAGCTCATAAAGAGTATTAGTTAAATGCTTGGTCCCACTAAGCTGACTCCAATCCCATGAATAAGGAAACCCTATCATCATAAACAGGGATACAAACACCCATAAGAACAATAAAGGGACAATTCTCATCCAAAAGTGCTTAAGAGAATTGTACACCCATTTTTTGAATGATCCTAAACGAATTAAAATTTGGTAATCAAAATCCATAAAAATGGATTTTATCGAAAAAATAGCACCATAGGAATAATGAAATAAACAATAAGGTACATATCATTGAGTAAACGTAAAGTAATATCCCAATTATTAAAATATACTTTCTTTTCGTAAGCAGCCTTAACAATTTCTTTTTTCAGCAT
Protein-coding regions in this window:
- a CDS encoding ABC transporter ATP-binding protein, with translation MSIISLKNVSKAYKGLTLFDGVDLNVEKGKIYGIVGPNGSGKSVLFKMICGFVFPDEGTIIVEGVEIGKGKRFPDNFGIIIDRPGYIANKTGFQNLKELALIRGKISDEKIFETMEMVGLQPHAKQKVKHYSLGMKQKLAIAQAIMEDQQVLILDEPFNALDAESVDRIRNLLLSFKNEGRTILLTSHNQEDINILCDHVFRINKHKLEPVEL